The proteins below come from a single Chryseobacterium bernardetii genomic window:
- the uvrA gene encoding excinuclease ABC subunit UvrA: protein MAAITEIDIKKQIFVKNAHLNNLKHIDVLIPKNKLIVITGVSGSGKSSLAFDTIYAEGQRRYVESLSSYARQFLGKLEKPKVDDIKGLAPSIAIQQKVISSNPRSTVGTSTEIYDYMKLLFARIGKTFSPVSGEEVRKDSVSDVVDFIKSSKKDTSFLLTAPLEYDAENFKETLNVLKLAGFTRLEINGNVAGIEDLESFGFTPEKGMKINLVIDRFSYEEDESFLQRLADSIQMAFYEGRGYCSLKNTDTEKVKEFSNKFELDGMEFLEPNVHFFSFNNPYGACPACEGYGKVIGIDEDLVVPNKTLSIYEDAVVCWRGETMSEWKKDFIKKAGDFPIHKPYHQLTKEQKNFLWKGDGKSNFPCINNFFKMLEENLYKIQYRVMLSRYRGKTLCPTCEGLRLREETSWVKVDGHNIQSMIELPLDELAPLINSLKLSEHDQEVAKRLLYEITTRLEFLLKVGLGYLTLNRTSNTLSGGESQRINLATSLGSSLVGSIYILDEPSIGLHSKDTENLIEVLKNLRDLGNTVIVVEHDEDVMHAADYIIDIGPEAGYLGGELVFAGDYKDLKKANTLTSEYLTGRLEIEVPKKRRKAKEWIHIKGARQNNLKNIDVDVPLESLTVISGVSGSGKSTLMKEILTNDIQIQLGMGGKKGDYDSVEFPKKLIKNIELIDQNPIGKSSRSNPVTYLKAYDDIRDLFAKQKVAKMMGYKPKHFSFNVDGGRCDECKGEGVINVSMQFMADIELECEVCKGTRFKSEILEVKFDEKSISDILHMTVDEALEFFKDNNEEKIVTKLRPLQEVGLGYLQLGQSSSTLSGGEAQRVKLASFLVKGVTTDKTLFIFDEPSTGLHFHDIQKLLKSLQALIDLGHSVIVIEHQPDIIKCADYIIDIGPEAGKHGGEVVFAGTPEDLTKNKKSYTAKYIKEKLEK, encoded by the coding sequence ATGGCTGCTATTACAGAAATAGATATAAAAAAACAGATTTTTGTTAAGAATGCCCATCTTAACAATCTGAAGCATATTGACGTCCTGATCCCGAAAAACAAACTAATCGTTATTACAGGAGTATCAGGAAGCGGAAAATCTTCTCTTGCTTTTGATACCATTTATGCAGAAGGACAGAGAAGATATGTGGAAAGTTTAAGTTCTTATGCCCGTCAATTCTTAGGAAAATTAGAAAAACCTAAGGTAGACGATATTAAAGGGCTTGCCCCGTCTATCGCCATCCAGCAGAAAGTTATTTCATCCAATCCACGCTCTACGGTAGGAACATCTACGGAGATCTATGACTATATGAAACTTTTATTTGCAAGGATCGGGAAAACATTTTCTCCTGTTTCAGGGGAAGAGGTGAGAAAGGATTCCGTTTCGGATGTAGTTGATTTTATTAAGTCTTCTAAAAAAGACACTTCCTTTCTGTTAACTGCTCCTTTGGAATATGATGCTGAAAATTTTAAGGAAACCCTGAACGTTTTAAAACTTGCCGGTTTCACGAGACTTGAAATCAATGGAAATGTAGCTGGAATTGAAGACCTGGAAAGTTTTGGATTTACTCCGGAAAAAGGAATGAAAATCAATCTTGTGATTGACCGTTTTTCTTATGAAGAAGATGAAAGTTTTTTACAGCGACTGGCAGACTCTATTCAGATGGCATTTTATGAAGGCCGTGGATACTGTTCCTTAAAAAATACAGATACCGAAAAGGTAAAAGAGTTTTCCAATAAATTTGAGCTTGACGGCATGGAGTTCCTTGAACCGAATGTTCATTTCTTCAGCTTCAATAATCCGTATGGAGCATGTCCTGCCTGTGAAGGTTACGGAAAAGTAATCGGAATTGATGAAGATCTTGTGGTACCCAATAAAACATTATCCATCTATGAAGACGCTGTAGTCTGCTGGAGAGGTGAAACTATGAGCGAATGGAAAAAAGACTTCATCAAAAAAGCTGGTGATTTTCCTATTCATAAACCTTATCATCAGCTCACCAAAGAGCAGAAAAACTTCCTTTGGAAAGGTGATGGTAAAAGCAATTTCCCATGCATCAACAATTTCTTCAAAATGCTTGAAGAAAACCTTTATAAAATCCAGTACAGAGTGATGCTTTCCCGTTACAGAGGGAAAACACTTTGCCCAACCTGTGAAGGATTGAGGCTTCGTGAAGAAACAAGCTGGGTAAAAGTAGATGGTCACAATATTCAATCAATGATTGAACTTCCACTGGATGAGCTGGCACCATTAATTAACAGTTTAAAACTATCTGAACACGATCAGGAAGTTGCCAAGAGACTATTATATGAAATTACCACCCGCCTTGAGTTTTTATTAAAGGTTGGGTTAGGATATTTAACATTAAACAGAACCTCGAATACCCTTTCGGGAGGAGAAAGTCAGAGAATTAACCTGGCAACGAGCTTGGGAAGCTCTTTGGTAGGTTCCATTTATATATTGGATGAACCTTCTATCGGGCTACACTCTAAAGATACTGAAAACCTTATCGAAGTACTGAAAAACCTTCGTGATTTAGGAAATACAGTGATCGTAGTAGAACATGATGAGGATGTAATGCATGCTGCCGATTATATTATTGACATTGGTCCGGAAGCAGGTTATCTTGGTGGAGAACTGGTATTTGCAGGAGATTATAAAGATCTGAAAAAAGCCAATACGCTTACTTCAGAATATCTTACAGGAAGACTGGAAATAGAGGTTCCCAAGAAACGAAGAAAAGCAAAAGAATGGATTCATATTAAAGGAGCCCGCCAGAATAACCTTAAAAATATTGACGTAGATGTCCCTTTGGAAAGCCTCACTGTTATTTCAGGGGTTTCAGGAAGTGGAAAGTCTACATTGATGAAGGAAATCCTTACCAACGATATTCAGATACAACTGGGAATGGGAGGTAAAAAAGGAGATTATGATTCTGTAGAATTCCCTAAAAAACTCATCAAAAATATTGAGCTGATTGATCAGAATCCTATTGGAAAATCTTCACGTTCTAATCCGGTTACTTATCTGAAAGCTTACGATGACATCCGTGATCTTTTTGCCAAGCAGAAAGTGGCTAAGATGATGGGCTATAAACCGAAACACTTCTCTTTCAACGTAGACGGCGGAAGATGTGATGAATGCAAAGGTGAAGGAGTTATCAATGTTTCAATGCAGTTTATGGCTGATATTGAACTGGAATGTGAAGTTTGTAAAGGAACCCGTTTCAAAAGTGAGATCCTTGAAGTGAAGTTTGATGAGAAAAGTATTTCCGATATTCTTCACATGACCGTGGATGAGGCATTGGAGTTCTTTAAGGATAACAATGAAGAAAAAATCGTAACAAAACTGAGACCTTTACAGGAGGTTGGACTGGGCTATTTACAACTGGGACAAAGCTCTTCTACCCTTTCCGGTGGTGAAGCACAGCGTGTAAAGCTGGCTTCTTTCCTTGTAAAAGGGGTTACTACAGACAAAACACTATTTATCTTTGATGAGCCGTCTACTGGTCTTCATTTCCATGATATTCAAAAGTTGTTGAAGTCATTACAGGCACTGATAGACCTTGGGCATTCGGTAATTGTTATTGAACATCAACCGGATATTATCAAATGTGCTGATTATATCATTGATATTGGTCCGGAAGCAGGAAAACATGGTGGTGAAGTAGTATTTGCAGGAACCCCTGAAGATCTTACAAAAAATAAAAAGTCTTATACCGCAAAATACATCAAGGAAAAACTTGAAAAATAG
- a CDS encoding TonB-dependent receptor plug domain-containing protein, with amino-acid sequence MIKKIGSVFFLGSLLLVNAQEKTTDIENIEFQGKFISTPYKSANQNITVITKEDIANAPSKSIDEILQQVPGMDIRRRGSNGVQSDISFRGSSFEQVLLLLNGVRINDSQTGHNSMNLPVDLEDVEKIEIIKGPAARRFGQNAYAGVINVITRPGTGKKVKISAEGGDYSSYGLGFNAQMGNEKFASTLQANASGSEGYMYNTDYEIRNVFYQGKLNIKNGDLRLQAGFSEKKFGANGFYASKNAIDQYEEMQASLVSIAHQQTFGRLKINSNVYWRRGQDMYLYTRQNPKGYRNMHIGNNVGGEVNSSYQWGLGTTGVGVELRKEFLVSSNLGNPNRFVSQVFFEHHFSLLDKKLNISPGISWANYSKEGNFFYPGLDVGYNFNPNNKVYGNIAKVHRIPTFTDLYYVSPQERGNPNLLPENGVSSEVGYQYQDQKILAKISGFLRDSKNSIDWVKKDINDKTWVAENVGNIKIKGIETEISYKMTGWLKMMAGYTYIDGQFQKSNELVSRYIMDNLRHQFIGKVETKFLGAFTNEIVYRYNERMNLGSYQLLDEKLSFTKKDYSVYVLVNNITNTKYTEAFGVEMPQRWFHIGFSYTINMK; translated from the coding sequence ATGATCAAAAAGATAGGAAGTGTTTTTTTTCTGGGGTCCTTACTCCTGGTAAATGCACAGGAAAAAACTACAGATATTGAAAACATTGAATTTCAAGGGAAATTTATCTCAACTCCTTATAAAAGTGCCAACCAGAATATTACTGTAATCACCAAAGAAGATATTGCTAATGCACCATCCAAAAGTATTGATGAGATTCTTCAGCAAGTTCCGGGGATGGACATCAGAAGGAGAGGATCCAATGGAGTTCAGAGTGATATCAGTTTCCGTGGAAGTTCCTTTGAACAGGTTTTGTTACTCTTGAATGGGGTAAGAATCAATGATTCGCAGACAGGCCACAATTCTATGAACCTTCCTGTAGATCTGGAAGATGTGGAAAAGATTGAGATTATAAAAGGTCCGGCAGCCAGACGTTTTGGACAGAATGCTTATGCCGGGGTAATTAATGTGATTACCAGGCCCGGAACAGGAAAAAAAGTTAAAATAAGCGCAGAGGGCGGCGACTATAGTTCTTATGGGCTAGGGTTCAATGCTCAGATGGGAAATGAAAAATTTGCCAGCACCCTTCAGGCTAATGCTTCAGGATCAGAGGGATACATGTATAATACAGATTATGAAATCCGGAATGTATTTTACCAGGGAAAACTGAATATTAAGAATGGAGACCTTAGGCTCCAAGCTGGCTTTTCGGAAAAGAAATTCGGTGCGAACGGTTTTTATGCCTCTAAAAATGCAATAGATCAGTATGAAGAAATGCAGGCTTCCCTTGTAAGTATTGCGCATCAGCAGACATTTGGGAGGTTAAAAATAAATTCCAATGTTTACTGGAGAAGAGGTCAGGATATGTATCTGTATACCAGACAGAACCCCAAAGGTTACAGAAACATGCACATCGGGAATAATGTTGGTGGGGAAGTGAATTCCAGCTATCAATGGGGATTGGGAACAACAGGAGTAGGTGTGGAGCTTAGAAAAGAGTTTCTGGTGAGCAGTAATTTGGGCAATCCTAACCGTTTTGTTTCCCAGGTTTTCTTTGAACATCATTTCTCCTTATTGGATAAAAAATTAAACATCAGCCCGGGGATTTCATGGGCCAATTATTCTAAAGAAGGAAACTTTTTCTATCCCGGATTGGATGTAGGTTATAACTTTAACCCCAATAATAAAGTATATGGAAATATTGCCAAGGTACACCGTATACCAACTTTTACCGATCTTTATTATGTAAGTCCGCAGGAGCGTGGTAACCCCAATCTATTGCCTGAAAATGGAGTTTCATCAGAGGTGGGATACCAGTACCAGGACCAGAAGATCTTAGCTAAAATCAGTGGTTTTTTGAGAGATTCGAAGAATTCTATTGACTGGGTTAAAAAAGATATCAATGATAAAACCTGGGTAGCCGAAAATGTGGGGAATATAAAAATTAAAGGAATAGAAACCGAGATCAGCTACAAAATGACGGGCTGGCTTAAGATGATGGCCGGCTACACCTATATTGATGGTCAGTTTCAGAAATCCAATGAGCTTGTTTCAAGGTATATCATGGATAACCTTAGACATCAGTTTATTGGTAAAGTGGAAACAAAATTCCTTGGGGCTTTTACTAATGAAATTGTGTACAGATATAATGAAAGGATGAATTTGGGGAGCTATCAGCTGCTGGATGAGAAATTAAGCTTTACTAAAAAAGATTATTCTGTGTATGTTTTAGTGAACAATATCACCAATACAAAATATACGGAAGCATTTGGCGTTGAAATGCCGCAAAGATGGTTCCATATTGGGTTTTCTTACACAATTAATATGAAGTAA
- a CDS encoding DUF2490 domain-containing protein — MKRFLGLSLLLSLSFFKAQEHISSFNAVTLTYKFHPKFFIYGEGQLRGNEDYTYPDYYEIKGGLGYNLTKNHKPFVGLGRYVNYKDKKLSKEEFRVWLQDIIDIKKGIVKFENRFRVEKSWFYEPQTDNTSQRMRYRYRLNVSVPLNAKEIKKGTVFANAYDELFLVTPMKPTFARNRVYGGFGYQIDDYFGVVSGYLWQREFEAKGNKNLHFIYLALNINIDGTNHEVKTYDFPGAD; from the coding sequence ATGAAGCGTTTTCTAGGTTTAAGTCTACTTCTTAGTCTATCTTTCTTCAAAGCTCAGGAACATATTTCCAGCTTCAATGCAGTGACTCTAACCTATAAGTTTCATCCTAAATTTTTCATCTACGGAGAAGGTCAGCTGCGAGGTAATGAAGATTACACGTACCCGGATTATTACGAAATAAAAGGAGGGCTCGGCTATAATCTTACCAAGAATCACAAACCGTTTGTGGGACTGGGAAGATATGTCAATTATAAAGATAAGAAATTAAGCAAAGAAGAATTCAGGGTTTGGCTTCAGGATATCATTGATATTAAAAAAGGCATTGTGAAGTTTGAGAACCGTTTTCGTGTCGAAAAAAGCTGGTTTTATGAACCGCAAACTGACAATACTTCTCAGAGAATGCGTTACCGTTACCGCTTGAATGTAAGTGTTCCTTTAAATGCTAAAGAAATCAAAAAAGGGACTGTTTTTGCCAATGCCTATGATGAGCTTTTCCTGGTAACCCCAATGAAGCCTACTTTTGCAAGGAACAGGGTGTATGGCGGTTTCGGCTATCAGATCGATGATTACTTCGGAGTTGTAAGCGGATACCTTTGGCAGCGTGAGTTTGAAGCAAAAGGAAATAAAAATTTACATTTCATATACCTTGCTTTAAACATCAATATTGATGGTACAAATCATGAAGTGAAAACGTATGATTTCCCTGGTGCGGATTAA
- a CDS encoding M48 family metallopeptidase — translation MTNNLPKISKAYQSKLISAIVSVSAFFLIYLLLILISLLMIFLLGYGAVKLLTIKVNYFTIFGAAGLFSVGLFVFIFLIRFIFRKSDYSTRHLIEVSRSHQPELFEMIDEIVTETKVHPPKKVFLSPDVNASVSYNSVFWSMFLPVKKNLTIGMGLINTTTAGELKTVLAHEFGHFSQRSMKVGGYVNQAEKIIFETVYNNKDYENFIMEFSGSNAFFKIFGLISVSFINAFQYILKSISNFLFKNHASLQREMEYHADAISTFVTNPEEQISSLLRLELSDAAFNYAVNFYIESKQKYLPKNLYENQVSLMKIFSERNNHPYANGLPRIDIEDLTRYNKSRIEIEDQWSSHPDIAKRVERIKKNETRNTARNHKPAEAIIKGYEKICETLTAKYLTLLQIKNVGEVIDGNTFTTLYLENNIYQNLISGFNGYYERHNPILEDPETLIEDSGPDHEADLFSDKKVSLVYEKAGIEQDLQTLQYLATQPKEIKTFRYNGALHKSKQAVDIIPQLENELKNVTAELRKNDKSIFKYYYHIGSNEHRMSLISKYKKMSAIDKEFDEFQASLNEFIGYLQFMAVTLPFEEIRKHRAKLLKAEKPFKQKIRNLLESSAYKELITDEESRILQQFADSEYIYFNNNRYLQNEVDSVSLLIEKYQALLNTYYLNTKQELLKLQLEISKVY, via the coding sequence ATGACTAATAACCTTCCTAAGATTTCAAAGGCTTATCAATCTAAGCTGATTTCTGCTATTGTATCAGTTTCAGCTTTTTTCCTCATATACTTACTCCTTATCCTGATTTCTCTCTTAATGATTTTTCTCTTAGGATATGGCGCTGTAAAGCTATTGACAATTAAGGTCAATTACTTTACAATTTTTGGTGCTGCAGGATTATTTAGTGTAGGCCTTTTTGTATTCATATTTCTCATCCGGTTCATTTTCAGAAAAAGTGATTATAGTACACGCCATCTGATAGAAGTCTCACGCTCCCATCAGCCAGAACTTTTTGAAATGATTGATGAAATTGTAACGGAAACAAAAGTTCATCCTCCCAAAAAAGTGTTCCTCTCTCCGGATGTAAATGCCAGCGTTAGCTATAATTCTGTTTTCTGGAGTATGTTTTTACCTGTAAAGAAAAACCTTACAATTGGTATGGGATTGATTAATACAACCACAGCAGGAGAACTGAAAACAGTGCTGGCCCATGAGTTTGGTCACTTTTCTCAAAGAAGTATGAAAGTGGGTGGTTATGTAAACCAGGCGGAAAAAATTATTTTTGAAACTGTTTACAATAATAAGGACTATGAAAATTTTATTATGGAGTTTTCAGGAAGTAATGCCTTTTTTAAAATTTTTGGCCTTATTTCAGTAAGCTTCATCAATGCATTTCAATATATTCTTAAAAGCATTTCAAATTTTCTTTTTAAAAACCATGCTTCCCTGCAAAGAGAGATGGAATATCATGCTGATGCTATTTCAACTTTTGTAACCAATCCGGAAGAACAGATTTCATCCTTATTAAGATTGGAATTGAGTGATGCAGCCTTTAATTATGCTGTTAATTTCTATATTGAAAGCAAGCAGAAATATCTTCCAAAAAACCTTTATGAAAATCAGGTTTCTTTAATGAAAATTTTCAGCGAAAGAAATAACCATCCTTACGCAAATGGGCTTCCCAGGATAGATATTGAAGATCTGACCCGTTATAATAAATCCAGAATTGAAATTGAAGACCAATGGTCATCTCATCCTGACATCGCTAAAAGAGTTGAAAGGATTAAAAAGAACGAAACCCGAAATACAGCCAGAAATCACAAACCTGCCGAAGCAATAATAAAAGGCTACGAGAAAATATGCGAGACTCTAACTGCAAAATACCTCACTTTATTACAAATTAAAAATGTTGGAGAGGTTATAGACGGTAATACCTTTACAACACTTTATCTGGAAAACAACATATACCAGAATCTGATTTCCGGCTTTAATGGGTATTATGAAAGGCATAACCCTATTTTAGAAGATCCTGAGACTCTTATTGAGGATTCCGGGCCTGATCATGAAGCTGATCTATTCAGCGATAAAAAGGTTTCTCTGGTGTATGAAAAAGCTGGTATAGAACAGGATCTGCAAACTTTACAGTATCTGGCTACACAACCCAAAGAAATAAAAACATTCAGATATAACGGCGCCTTACATAAATCAAAACAAGCTGTAGATATTATTCCTCAGCTTGAAAATGAACTTAAAAACGTGACAGCCGAACTTCGTAAAAATGACAAATCCATTTTCAAGTATTATTATCATATAGGCAGTAATGAGCACAGAATGAGTTTAATAAGCAAATACAAAAAAATGTCTGCAATAGACAAAGAATTCGATGAATTCCAGGCAAGCCTTAATGAGTTTATCGGGTACTTACAGTTTATGGCAGTTACTTTACCTTTTGAAGAAATCCGGAAGCACCGAGCCAAGCTTCTGAAAGCAGAAAAGCCGTTTAAACAAAAGATCAGAAATCTTCTGGAAAGCTCAGCTTACAAGGAATTAATCACGGATGAAGAGAGCCGTATTCTTCAACAATTTGCTGATTCTGAATATATTTATTTCAACAATAACCGATACCTTCAGAATGAAGTAGACTCTGTATCATTACTGATTGAAAAATACCAGGCCCTTTTAAATACTTACTATCTTAATACGAAACAGGAACTCTTAAAATTACAGTTAGAAATAAGCAAAGTATATTAA
- a CDS encoding phosphohydrolase, with amino-acid sequence MTKEELLNKAIKIADKAHKGQTDKYHAPYIAHVMRVMEYGKTIDEKIVGVLHDVVEDHPLEFSLDYLRSEGFPEYIIFAISCLTKFDPEEDYDEFIKRTERSPLAVAVKLNDLRDNMDLRRVNRELTPKDIKRFNKYLKAYRYLIEKY; translated from the coding sequence ATGACAAAAGAAGAATTACTGAATAAAGCTATAAAAATTGCTGATAAGGCTCATAAAGGACAAACTGACAAATACCACGCTCCATACATTGCACACGTAATGCGCGTGATGGAATACGGTAAAACAATAGATGAAAAAATAGTAGGTGTTTTGCATGATGTGGTAGAAGATCACCCATTAGAATTCAGCCTGGATTATTTAAGAAGCGAGGGCTTCCCGGAATATATCATTTTTGCCATCAGCTGCCTTACTAAATTTGATCCGGAAGAAGACTATGATGAATTTATCAAAAGAACAGAAAGATCACCTCTTGCTGTTGCTGTGAAGCTTAATGACCTTCGCGATAATATGGATCTTAGAAGAGTAAACCGTGAGCTTACCCCTAAAGATATTAAAAGATTCAATAAATATCTCAAAGCCTATCGTTATCTGATAGAAAAATACTAA
- a CDS encoding YegP family protein, with protein MGKFIISKRANGEFQFNLKAGNGQVILTSQGYSSKPSCENGINSVKTNSQEDAKFERNTARDGRCYFNLKAGNGQIIGTSQMYETDNGMENGIDSVKNNAPNASVEDEINL; from the coding sequence ATGGGAAAATTTATTATTTCTAAAAGAGCTAACGGCGAATTTCAGTTCAACCTTAAAGCCGGAAACGGGCAGGTTATTCTAACAAGCCAGGGCTACAGTAGCAAACCATCCTGTGAAAACGGGATCAATTCTGTAAAAACCAATTCTCAGGAAGATGCCAAATTTGAAAGAAATACCGCCAGGGATGGCAGGTGTTATTTCAACCTTAAGGCAGGAAATGGCCAGATTATAGGAACCAGCCAGATGTATGAAACAGATAACGGAATGGAAAACGGAATAGATTCTGTAAAGAACAATGCTCCCAATGCTTCTGTAGAGGATGAAATAAATTTATAG
- a CDS encoding acyl-CoA dehydrogenase family protein — protein sequence MATLKGGEFLIKEIPANEIFSIEELNEEQKMLRDSAKEFIDREVVPQRERFEKKDYAFTEETMRKLGEMGMLGIAVPEEYGGLGMGFVTTMLACDYLSGTTGSLATAYGAHTGIGTLPIVLYGTEEQKKKYLPDLATGTKFGAYCLTEPDAGSDANSGKTRAKLSEDGKHYIINGQKMWISNAGFADTFTLFAKIDDDKNITGFVINRSELENPESLTFGEEEHKLGIRASSTRQVFFNDMKVPVENLLGERNNGFKIALNALNVGRIKLAAACLDAQRRILNHSLQYSNERKQFGVSISTFGAIRKKLAEMATGVFVSEAGSYRAAKNVQDKIDELVAGGMDHQAAELKGVEEFAVECSILKVFVSDLAQHTADEGIQVYGGMGFSEDTPMEAAWRDSRISRIYEGTNEINRLLAVGMLIKRAMKGELDLLSPAMAISKELMGIPSFEVPDYSAFMSEEKAIIANLKKVFLMVSGAALQKYMMDIEKQQHLLLNASEILNQIYMAESAVLRAEKHFSPDSVEAAMAQLNLYKAVEKIIVAAKEGIISFAEGDEQRMMLSGLRRFTKYTNHPNVVALTEKVAAHYIEKGAY from the coding sequence ATGGCTACATTAAAAGGTGGTGAGTTCCTGATTAAGGAAATTCCTGCAAACGAAATTTTCAGTATTGAAGAACTGAATGAAGAACAAAAAATGCTTCGTGATTCTGCGAAGGAATTTATAGATAGAGAGGTTGTTCCTCAAAGGGAACGTTTCGAAAAGAAAGATTATGCATTCACTGAAGAAACAATGCGTAAACTTGGTGAAATGGGAATGTTGGGAATTGCTGTTCCTGAAGAATACGGAGGTCTTGGAATGGGCTTTGTAACTACAATGTTAGCTTGTGATTACCTTTCGGGAACTACAGGTTCATTAGCAACGGCTTATGGAGCGCACACCGGAATCGGAACACTGCCAATCGTTCTTTATGGAACGGAAGAGCAAAAGAAAAAATACCTTCCGGACTTAGCAACAGGAACAAAATTCGGAGCTTATTGCTTAACTGAGCCGGATGCCGGTTCTGATGCAAATTCTGGAAAAACTAGAGCTAAACTTTCTGAAGATGGAAAACATTATATCATCAACGGCCAGAAAATGTGGATCTCTAATGCAGGATTTGCAGATACATTCACTTTATTTGCTAAAATTGATGATGATAAAAACATCACAGGTTTCGTAATCAACAGATCTGAATTAGAGAATCCTGAGAGCTTAACTTTCGGTGAAGAAGAACACAAATTAGGTATTCGAGCTTCCTCTACCCGCCAGGTTTTCTTCAATGATATGAAAGTCCCTGTTGAGAACCTTTTAGGAGAAAGAAATAATGGTTTCAAAATCGCTTTAAATGCTTTGAACGTAGGTCGTATCAAATTAGCGGCTGCTTGTTTAGATGCTCAAAGAAGAATCTTAAACCACTCTCTTCAGTATTCTAACGAAAGAAAGCAGTTTGGTGTTTCTATCTCTACTTTCGGAGCTATCAGAAAAAAACTTGCTGAAATGGCAACAGGTGTTTTCGTAAGTGAAGCTGGTTCTTACAGGGCTGCAAAAAATGTTCAGGATAAAATTGACGAATTGGTAGCTGGTGGAATGGATCACCAGGCTGCAGAACTTAAAGGTGTTGAAGAATTCGCTGTAGAATGTTCAATCCTTAAGGTATTCGTTTCTGATCTTGCACAGCACACTGCTGATGAAGGAATCCAGGTGTACGGAGGTATGGGATTCTCTGAAGATACTCCTATGGAAGCTGCCTGGAGAGATTCAAGAATTTCAAGAATCTATGAGGGAACTAACGAAATCAACAGGCTATTGGCAGTAGGAATGCTTATTAAGAGAGCCATGAAAGGAGAATTAGACCTTTTATCCCCAGCTATGGCAATCAGTAAAGAATTAATGGGTATTCCATCATTCGAAGTTCCTGATTATTCAGCATTCATGAGCGAAGAGAAAGCTATTATCGCTAACCTTAAGAAAGTATTCCTTATGGTTTCCGGAGCAGCTCTTCAAAAATATATGATGGATATTGAAAAGCAACAACATTTATTGCTGAATGCTTCGGAGATTCTTAATCAGATCTATATGGCAGAATCTGCAGTATTAAGAGCAGAGAAACACTTCTCTCCTGATTCTGTAGAAGCAGCTATGGCTCAATTAAACCTTTACAAAGCTGTTGAGAAAATCATCGTAGCAGCTAAAGAAGGAATTATTTCTTTTGCTGAAGGAGATGAGCAGAGAATGATGCTTTCAGGATTAAGAAGATTCACTAAGTATACTAATCACCCTAATGTAGTGGCATTAACTGAAAAAGTGGCTGCGCACTATATTGAAAAAGGAGCTTATTAG
- a CDS encoding four helix bundle protein gives MKHNFNHHNIWKLSIELADEIYVITDSFPKNEEFGLKSQIRRCTVSVASNIAEGSSRSSNKDFNRFLEISLGSLYELHTQIIISGNRNYLEVSKTEKIENKIIELQRMISGFQKNLTL, from the coding sequence ATGAAACATAATTTTAACCATCATAACATCTGGAAACTTTCCATTGAACTTGCTGATGAAATTTATGTTATTACAGATAGTTTTCCAAAAAATGAAGAATTTGGACTTAAATCTCAAATTAGAAGATGTACCGTTTCTGTAGCTTCTAATATTGCAGAAGGCTCAAGTAGAAGCTCAAATAAAGATTTCAATCGTTTTTTAGAAATAAGTCTTGGCTCTCTTTATGAATTACACACTCAAATTATTATTTCAGGTAACAGAAATTACTTAGAAGTTAGTAAAACCGAAAAAATAGAAAATAAAATCATAGAACTACAGAGAATGATTTCTGGCTTTCAAAAGAATTTAACATTGTAA